The proteins below come from a single Zea mays cultivar B73 chromosome 8, Zm-B73-REFERENCE-NAM-5.0, whole genome shotgun sequence genomic window:
- the LOC100382178 gene encoding UBP1-associated protein 2C isoform X1: MDPFSKKRKPDDNGAVTASPAGGAATLGLTREDVLRLLEPLSRDQLADIAAAAALVSAHALDAVRAAADRDPALRKLFIRGLGWETTSDSLRAIFSAYGDLEEAVVITDKSTGRSKGYGFVTFRHADSAVLALKEPSKKIDGRMTVTQLAAAGSAGGPSVGAPGSGGAPVADVSLRKIFVGNVPADMSSERLLAHFASYGEIEEGPLGFDKQTGKFRGFALFVYKTPEGAQASLVDSVKVIDSHQLVCKLAIDGKKGKQGQSQQSGPGNQQQQQQQQMLPGGPQEIQGGLGLGSQMGAQYGGPGSGMPSFGFGGVGGGFGGPNPYANMPSSMGGGGAGGLGSVGGQVPTGLAGAGGFGPGGLGGGSFGGSSQFGAAGMGAYGGLGMGGGSMYRMQQGAGGLPAGAFGEGGNYPLPGSGFRGHDPQGGMSPPGPGGRAPPMYPNVPPYF, translated from the coding sequence ATGGATCCGTTTTCCAAGAAGCGCAAGCCCGACGACAACGGCGCCGTCACTGCTTCTCCCGCCGGTGGGGCTGCCACGCTGGGTCTCACCCGCGAGGACGTCCTCCGCCTCCTCGAGCCGCTCTCCCGGGACCAGCTTGCGGACATCGCGGCCGCCGCTGCACTCGTCTCGGCGCACGCGCTCGATGCCGTGCGCGCAGCCGCCGACCGCGACCCGGCCCTGCGCAAGCTCTTCATTCGGGGGCTCGGGTGGGAGACCACATCCGACTCGCTCCGCGCCATCTTCTCCGCCTACGGTGACCTGGAGGAGGCCGTCGTCATCACTGACAAATCCACGGGGCGGTCCAAGGGCTACGGCTTCGTCACCTTCCGCCACGCCGATTCCGCCGTCCTCGCACTCAAGGAGCCATCCAAGAAGATCGACGGTCGCATGACTGTCACGCAGCTCGCCGCCGCCGGCTCGGCAGGCGGGCCGTCCGTTGGGGCTCCCGGCAGTGGCGGTGCTCCTGTGGCTGATGTGTCGCTCCGGAAGATCTTcgttgggaacgtccctgcagaCATGTCGTCGGAGCGTCTCCTTGCGCACTTTGCCTCCTACGGCGAGATTGAGGAGGGGCCGCTGGGATTTGACAAGCAGACGGGCAAGTTCCGGGGCTTTGCACTTTTCGTATATAAGACACCTGAGGGTGCGCAGGCCTCCCTGGTGGACTCGGTGAAGGTAATTGATAGCCACCAGCTTGTATGCAAGCTTGCCATAGATGGGAAGAAGGGGAAGCAGGGGCAATCACAGCAATCTGGACCTGGcaaccagcagcagcaacagcaacagcagatGCTGCCGGGTGGTCCGCAGGAAATTCAGGGAGGCCTGGGGCTTGGTTCACAAATGGGAGCACAGTATGGTGGCCCTGGGAGTGGTATGCCTTCGTTTGGTTTTGGTGGCGTTGGCGGTGGGTTTGGGGGTCCAAACCCTTATGCTAACATGCCATCTTCCATGGGTGGAGGAGGCGCAGGTGGGTTAGGGTCGGTGGGAGGCCAGGTGCCCACTGGGTTGGCTGGTGCTGGTGGATTTGGGCCTGGGGGATTGGGTGGTGGCTCATTTGGGGGATCATCTCAGTTTGGTGCTGCTGGGATGGGGGCATATGGTGGCCTTGGAATGGGTGGAGGCTCCATGTACCGCATGCAACAGGGAGCAGGTGGGCTGCCTGCAGGCGCATTTGGTGAAGGAGGAAACTACCCTCTTCCAGGTTCTGGTTTCCGAGGCCACGACCCTCAAGGTGGAATGTCTCCTCCTGGGCCAGGTGGCAGGGCTCCTCCTATGTATCCCAACGTGCCACCTTATTTCTAA
- the LOC100274334 gene encoding putative DUF231 domain containing family protein isoform X1: MADHPMKPPASGSMCALACLFLLSAGILLAAAVYRPFQSRAAASWDPFSRVQQKEEAPAPPPLARRGSYRAAPPAPDAVSPSAGGPADWSPDDDDDADAGPPSPAPAPSEEGWGDGDEDAQCDLFDGEWVEDAAGYPLYDAAECPFLSDQVACRRNGRPDSGYERWRWQPRGCGGTTRLGGAEALELCRDKRLVLVGDSLNRNMWESLACILYAAVPDRLRTRLIDDAGSEYMIFRAMDYNCSVEFFWSPFLVKLETKDNKTKALELDQLPPMLQRTLGADVLIFNTGHWWTHTGKLRAWDHLEWGGKTVQMAGEEAFDGALRTWARWIDYNIDPSRTRVFFRSVSPEHKRSISRTTNIQSNYISQLTTFLLSCSVNWCYNQTAPISRGNIAPWFPQSLIDIIEKNIKRMKTPIVYMNITRLSELRIDAHPSIYTITHEGKPLSKEQRQQPLTYSDCSHWCLPGLPDTWNMLLFNFLIRPLPST, from the exons ATGGCGGATCACCCCATGAAGCCACCAGCTTCCGGCTCCATGTGCGCACTCGCCTGCCTCTTCCTCCTCTCCGCCGGCatcctcctcgccgccgccgtctacCGGCCGTTCCAGTCGCGCGCGGCGGCGTCGTGGGACCCATTCTCCAGGGTGCAGCAGAAGGAGGAGGCCCCGGCGCCGCCACCGCTCGCCCGCCGCGGCTCGTACCGTGCTGCGCCACCGGCGCCAGACGCCGTCTCACCATCAGCCGGCGGCCCTGCTGACTGGAGcccggacgacgacgacgacgccgacgCTGGACCGCCTTCACCGGCCCCGGCGCCGTCCGAGGAAGGATGGGGGGACGGCGACGAGGACGCCCAGTGCGACCTATTCGACGGAGAGTGGGTGGAGGACGCGGCGGGGTACCCGCTGTACGACGCGGCAGAGTGCCCGTTCCTGAGCGACCAGGTGGCGTGCCGCCGGAACGGGCGCCCGGACTCCGGCTACGAGCGGTGGCGgtggcagcccaggggctgcggcGGCACCACGAG GCTGGGCGGCGCGGAGGCCCTGGAGCTGTGCCGGGACAAGCGGCTGGTGCTGGTGGGCGACTCGCTGAACCGCAACATGTGGGAGTCGCTCGCCTGCATCCTCTACGCGGCAGTGCCGGACCGGTTGCGGACGCGCCTCATCGACGACGCTGGCTCCGAGTACATGATCTTCCGCGCCATG GATTATAATTGCTCCGTGGAGTTCTTCTGGAGCCCCTTCCTCGTGAAGCTCGAAACAAAAGACAACAAGACCAAGGCACTCGAGCTGGACCAGCTGCCGCCAATGCTGCAGCGGACGCTCGGTGCTGACGTCCTCATCTTCAACACCGGTCACTGGTGGACTCACACCGGCAAGCTCAGGGC GTGGGATCATCTCGAGTGGGGCGGAAAGACGGTGCAGATGGCAGGTGAGGAAGCCTTCGATGGAGCACTGAGGACCTGGGCTAGGTGGATCGACTACAATATAGACCCTAGCAGAACTCGAGTTTTCTTCCGAAGTGTCTCACCTGAACACAAGAGGTCCATATCTCGAACAACAAACATTCAATCCAACTACATTAGTCAACTTACTACATTCCTTCTATCGTGCAGCGTAAATTGGTGCTACAACCAAACGGCTCCTATCTCCAGGGGGAACATCGCTCCATGGTTTCCACAAAGTTTGATAGACATCATCGAGAAAAACATCAAGAGGATGAAAACGCCTATTGTATATATGAACATCACTCGCCTCTCAGAACTCCGAATTGATGCACACCCATCAATTTACACCATCACTCACGAAGGAAAACCACTTAGCAAAGAGCAACGGCAACAACCACTCACATACAGTGACTGCAGCCACTGGTGCCTACCAGGGCTACCTGATACATGGAACATGCTTTTGTTCAACTTCCTAATTAGACCTCTCCCCAGTACATAA
- the LOC100274334 gene encoding putative DUF231 domain containing family protein yields MADHPMKPPASGSMCALACLFLLSAGILLAAAVYRPFQSRAAASWDPFSRVQQKEEAPAPPPLARRGSYRAAPPAPDAVSPSAGGPADWSPDDDDDADAGPPSPAPAPSEEGWGDGDEDAQCDLFDGEWVEDAAGYPLYDAAECPFLSDQVACRRNGRPDSGYERWRWQPRGCGGTTRLGGAEALELCRDKRLVLVGDSLNRNMWESLACILYAAVPDRLRTRLIDDAGSEYMIFRAMDYNCSVEFFWSPFLVKLETKDNKTKALELDQLPPMLQRTLGADVLIFNTGHWWTHTGKLRAWDHLEWGGKTVQMAGEEAFDGALRTWARWIDYNIDPSRTRVFFRSVSPEHKSVNWCYNQTAPISRGNIAPWFPQSLIDIIEKNIKRMKTPIVYMNITRLSELRIDAHPSIYTITHEGKPLSKEQRQQPLTYSDCSHWCLPGLPDTWNMLLFNFLIRPLPST; encoded by the exons ATGGCGGATCACCCCATGAAGCCACCAGCTTCCGGCTCCATGTGCGCACTCGCCTGCCTCTTCCTCCTCTCCGCCGGCatcctcctcgccgccgccgtctacCGGCCGTTCCAGTCGCGCGCGGCGGCGTCGTGGGACCCATTCTCCAGGGTGCAGCAGAAGGAGGAGGCCCCGGCGCCGCCACCGCTCGCCCGCCGCGGCTCGTACCGTGCTGCGCCACCGGCGCCAGACGCCGTCTCACCATCAGCCGGCGGCCCTGCTGACTGGAGcccggacgacgacgacgacgccgacgCTGGACCGCCTTCACCGGCCCCGGCGCCGTCCGAGGAAGGATGGGGGGACGGCGACGAGGACGCCCAGTGCGACCTATTCGACGGAGAGTGGGTGGAGGACGCGGCGGGGTACCCGCTGTACGACGCGGCAGAGTGCCCGTTCCTGAGCGACCAGGTGGCGTGCCGCCGGAACGGGCGCCCGGACTCCGGCTACGAGCGGTGGCGgtggcagcccaggggctgcggcGGCACCACGAG GCTGGGCGGCGCGGAGGCCCTGGAGCTGTGCCGGGACAAGCGGCTGGTGCTGGTGGGCGACTCGCTGAACCGCAACATGTGGGAGTCGCTCGCCTGCATCCTCTACGCGGCAGTGCCGGACCGGTTGCGGACGCGCCTCATCGACGACGCTGGCTCCGAGTACATGATCTTCCGCGCCATG GATTATAATTGCTCCGTGGAGTTCTTCTGGAGCCCCTTCCTCGTGAAGCTCGAAACAAAAGACAACAAGACCAAGGCACTCGAGCTGGACCAGCTGCCGCCAATGCTGCAGCGGACGCTCGGTGCTGACGTCCTCATCTTCAACACCGGTCACTGGTGGACTCACACCGGCAAGCTCAGGGC GTGGGATCATCTCGAGTGGGGCGGAAAGACGGTGCAGATGGCAGGTGAGGAAGCCTTCGATGGAGCACTGAGGACCTGGGCTAGGTGGATCGACTACAATATAGACCCTAGCAGAACTCGAGTTTTCTTCCGAAGTGTCTCACCTGAACACAAGAG CGTAAATTGGTGCTACAACCAAACGGCTCCTATCTCCAGGGGGAACATCGCTCCATGGTTTCCACAAAGTTTGATAGACATCATCGAGAAAAACATCAAGAGGATGAAAACGCCTATTGTATATATGAACATCACTCGCCTCTCAGAACTCCGAATTGATGCACACCCATCAATTTACACCATCACTCACGAAGGAAAACCACTTAGCAAAGAGCAACGGCAACAACCACTCACATACAGTGACTGCAGCCACTGGTGCCTACCAGGGCTACCTGATACATGGAACATGCTTTTGTTCAACTTCCTAATTAGACCTCTCCCCAGTACATAA